A segment of the Zingiber officinale cultivar Zhangliang chromosome 8B, Zo_v1.1, whole genome shotgun sequence genome:
ccttaaaacgagctctaaaacgagccagaAAATGAGTTCTAAAATGAACCTTAAAACGAGCTTTAAAACGAACAAAAAAAAAGAGCTATAAATGAGTCTgaaaacgagcccgagctcgcttaacgaattATGCTcattaactatgataatcgagctaataacgagccgagctcgaactgttcgcgagcttgataattccaaagcgagccgagctcgagccttgtaataaaagttcgattcgagctcgagcctgaatataacttaaacgaaccgagatcgagcctaatactgtttggctcggttcggctcgtttacatccctaagtAGGCTCCTCCTTATCGCTTCATCAATAGTTTTTGTTAAAAATCTTGTTTAATAGGAAATAATAATTAGAGAAAATGTAGAAAACTTGTTAAGGGTGTGTttagttcaagttatcatatagtaattatatatttaaaattatgagaaataaaacataatttaatattatttgatttaatctaaataatacaataaaaatttatttgtttagagATTTAATGTATAATCAGTGTAATATTTTATCATATTAATTATCCTGGTTAGGAAatgtaataaaattttattatttttatttctaaaaattaaaattttaaaatatatataataataatgataatattattattaacatagatatatataaataaataaaattaaataatattttttattttagaatttattttgaattttagattaaGTCTATTTAATTTATCCAACTATAGTTAGgagttattaatttaatttactatatttttaattaaaacacTAAAGTTTAAAATAAACAAATCGCTCTTCTTCCTTCTAATCCCCTGCTCTGTTGACAGTTGCTCGCTGATCGATCGTTGCTCGTCGATCACCACCCATCGCCCTCCATCGCCCATCGCTTGTTGTCAGCATTTGGCGATCTGCTCTCACCTCCGAAGATGCTTGTTGCTGCTTGTCAACTATCACCCTCGATCGTCGCTTGTCGCTCGCCACCGTCATCCAGCGATCTGCTACTATCTTCGACGGCGTTGGCTGCCGACCGCCACCCACCACCTACTGTCACCTCCGTGCTCGAGTCTGCGaggataattttagaaaaaaattttggTTAACCTTTGGAATCGAACAAAAACTAAGTACAACTTGAGGTATTCCAATTCCGAATTTGATGTCCCAATCGTTGATGTTTCGGAATCGAGAGATTCGAAATCGAGAAAAACTCAAACCAAATATAATTATCATGAATAACATAGATAGATAACTAAATTTGTTTGTGATAACTGTGAATCAAATATACCTTAATGGTTTTAGGGCATCTTTAATCGTTAaaattctaaataatttttttttataattttaatatgtcaTGTTAATATTATAAAATCTCATTGAAACATCTATTATAGTTAAAGTTCTATGaattttttataatataatttataatatgTAGTTACATAATTTCATACATATACACcaatttcaataaaaaaatagatttaaaatttcaaactctTAAATTATAAACTTTAAATCTCATATTTATaatagttaatttttttatttaacctttttattttaaaaacctctCACAAATCTGCCATTCGAGATGTTCTTAGTTTTCTCACGGACATGAGTGTTTCAATGACTATCATGCTTGATCATGCAGTAAGGAAAAAGCGGCCCGAGGCTTGGTGGGACGGTAAACAGACGGATGGGTTTCTTAAGTAATGTGATTCGATTTCCCCGTAACGTAAATAATTATCTGTAATACTCAAATCACTTGTAGTGCTGAGCAGACCCACGGTCCATCTGTACTTTCTCGATTTAATCAATGGTTGGTGGTAAATTTTCTTGAGGAGCTTATGGCTAACacttctaaataaatatttttttccttaaattttaaatctaaataaaACCTGCAATTTAGAACCCGTTCATGTGgcaaaaaggtgattcgctcgtccCCAACGCTCCCACCAACCCGTCCtaggtcaatacggaggaggtaaataacgggtgactactagccattagtgcaaatggctaaGGCataggggaggttatgctcggtcacgtcgagtttcgaccctaagacctcatgtgacaacacctcatgtcttaaccatcgcaccaccCCGAGGGGTGCCCGTTCAGATTTCACACGGGGTGGATTATCTTTAAAATAAATCTGATTCaatgatttaattaaaaaaaaaacaagtctaGATCGGAAGTTTTTGAGTTTGGATTCGAGTTGGAGAATTTTcagattgaattttttttttttggatcggATTCAAATTCACCTAAATTGATCCAAATTTAAGATTTAGTGGTTTTTTAAAGATtaaatgaaattttattttaaaatttaagatgtttttatgtatatcaaTATCAATTAATATTAGTATATTAATGATGGAGTTTTATGATTGATCGGTGGTAAGACGAGGCCCGTCCGATAGGAAGTCAAAATCATCAACGCCCAGGATAGGGCGAGATACATTCCCGACCGGTAGGAAGAATAGCCGACTCGACATCTCGACAGCTCGGTCTGGtgccgagtttccgacgctcatatgGGAAAGCAGGAAGAGATGAAGGCTGAGCAAATATCCCACTCGTCTAACTAGGAACACGACATCGGCTCGGTAGTTAAGGCCCCCTCGCTCGATAGGGCGGAGTCGGACATCAAATCATCGAACGAACGAACATCCGAGTCGGTCCGGCCTTGGTGGCGCCGGGAGGGCGTTAGCTGAGCGGTCCATTCACTCGGTTAGAGAAAGGCGTTAGTCGAGCGATTCCTACGCTCGTCCCAATAAAGGACAAAGGAAGCAGTTGACGACATCTTCCAAAAAACCAGTGTCGTCGACAAGAGGCGTGGTCGGCGGCATGGTCAAATAGGGAATTGTACGATGGAAACTTCCATTGTCACGCCAGAGATATGCTCGCGCTACTAAGGTATGATGTCAAACACACTTTTCTGATACACctattccaggtatgctttgaggaacgtgtacacctctggggagccctatataaggaccctcggacttcgacggaggtacgcaCACACAtacactgtagctacagttctcgtttcTTCTTTATTCCACTTCTTATTGGTCGGAGAgcttatttgagcgtcggagggccatcgtcggGGAACCCCTCGCAGGCTTGACGTTGTGTTTGCAGGTCCACTTCAGTAGGAGAATTACGCCTTCAGAGTCCTCAATCAGTCAACAGGAGCGTCACATCCCCAACGTTCATCGACTCAattctcggacaggatcagtgatAAAAGtggaaaattatagaaaaaatagtCAAAAAGTCATTTTTGTTTGGGTTATTTAGGTCAGGTTAATCGGGTTTGAGTGTAGGGGTTTTAGGTTGTATTCGGacttagtttagaatttttttataatttttttccaaCCCAAATCCGATCTATCGAAATTGACACTTCTACTTGTAGCTATGCAATGACTTGTTCCATGAAGACACATTGCGTCACAAGGTAGCTTGATCAATCCGTCAACGACTACAACCAAAAACCCTTCTTCTATCTTCGACGGATTTTACGTTTGGGGGTTAGATTGATGGATCTTCCAACTATGAGATAACTTGCTCTAGGATGGCGTGAATTTGATAGGTTTGAGAATGCCGTAAATATATATTATGTTTTAATTTTAGGTCttgtgattttttattttctattatttttaaactataataatttttttttttagaattttgaagTCACTAGTTTGGAGAACGAGTAAATTTGATTAAAAAcaatgaataaagaaaaaaaaaatcatcggaTGGATAAATAAAAAGGGCGTCTGTCAAAACGGAACGGCCTTTCTCACCGCCAGGATCTTTGTCTCCTATCCGAATGGTCCGGTGCCTGCTCATTGTCCTCAGTTCACACGATATTTTCCATACTCTTCTTCTATCTTGGTCCCCTCTAGTCCTATACCCTGTACGGTCCGCCACTGGCTCCACTTATACTTTAAAGTAGGCAAAAtgctaataaaatataatataatataatattctgTAAaactgttcttttttttttttcaacttctaAATCTGAACACACATGCGGCTTAGGACACTGTTAAATTaacaaaataactttaaaataattagatttatattttaaaatgtttCATTTTAAATTCATACAATTTACATCATTTaaagatttattatttttaaaaaatatttcatcataCACATTATATATAATTGAATAGTCATTCTAGTTTATTTGAGTACCTCTATAATATAATAGGACACCCttttaatattttagaaaaaattaaaaaatattattatatttatgttagatatCTTTCATAATCTATTCACACCCttttaatattttagaaaaagattaaaaaatattattatatttatgttagatatCTTTCATAATCTATTCACACCCttttaatattttagaaaaagattaaaaaatattattatatttatgttagatatCTTTCATAATCTATTCACACCCttttaatattttagaaaaagattattatatttatgttagatatCTTTCATAATCTATTCACACCCttttaatattttagaaaaagattattatatttatgttagatatCTTTCATAATCTATTCACAGTTGATATAGGTTGGTTAGAGAATGTATTTATTTTTTCCAATGTTGATCGGAAAAAGATCCCTTACCCCTATTAAATGTTTATTAATGATGTCCGAAAATCGATGCGATAAATGTTGGAGAAGTGTGGTGTTCATGTTGATCGTGCATGAACTCCAAATGGGATGAGCTTGTAATCACAACAACGTCAGTGTcgagctagggagaagttccccGACgatgatcctccgacgctcaagtcagtctccagtGATGTGTAAGTAAGGAAGCGAAAAAGCAGAACAACAgtgtagctacagtagagattattcatacctccgttgaagtttGGGACCCTTTATATAGGGTTCTAGGGGATCGGGTGCACGTTATTCGAGGTGtacacgcttctcaaagcttctaCTAAAAAGACGTGTCAAGAAAgcgtctctgacaccatacctcaatgatccgaacatatctctgacatgacagtgaaaGTTTCTACCGTACGATCCTTTGCTCGTCCATGCCGTCAACCATGTCATCTGTCGGTGACACGAATTCCTACGAGGATATCGACTGATCCTCCTTTCGTCTGTTAGTGGGCCGAGCGGGACAATCGCTCGACCATCCCTTAGTCATTCAGGTGGTCTAGCCCTTTGTCCGAGCGGAATGACCGCTCGATCAATATTCCATTATTTGAGTTCCGTTGTTGTGCTGCGATCCCTTTTTGTCGATTCCGAGGTTCAATGTAAGTCCGAGTGAGCTGACCGCTCGACGTATGTCTTGTTTTGAACGTCGGACGTTCGGTGTCTGGGCGAGCTGTGGTGATATCTGATCGGTGCCTCTTTGTCCCTGTCGGACGAGTGAGTTGTCCGACCGGTCAGTGACATACGGACATTGACTACTTAGACTTTGACTTCCATCGTAATCATGACTCCTTGAGGGATGGATACTTATCACCGGATCCTCTATCAAAAATTGTCTCAGGCATTTCCACTTGGACCACATTGTCGGTTGAAGTTGCACGCCAATTTCACATCACCCTACTGGCCCGTGCATCATGGCAATTATAATAAATTAGAATTCAGACCAAGCTATCTTTCTCGATCGGCAGAGGCAAAATTATAAACTTAAGACTCGAGTCACGAATCTTTCGAGGTCAAGGTCATCCACTTCTTCCATTTACTTTCGATTTTTAAAATAGAAAGAATCGTTTACTATGAATTCTTTCACATCGACTACAGAGGAAGTCTACCATGGGAATAGTGTGGAAGTTCACATTCAATTTCGGAGAAAATGAAACCACATGAATAGTGTAATGAACCAACCGCTCCTACCGTGAGACACATGCAGCGTTGACGAAGTCAATTATAACTGAAATAAAAgctattctattttttattttttaaaaagaacgacctttataaaaatattaataaagatAAAAGTATTAATAAAGATGCTCTTCGATGTCAGCAATAATTTAAATGAAACGGCATGGAAATACCCAAGAAATAACACTAAAACGAGCAGGATCCGGATCCCTTTTCCGCCTATAAATACAGCTCCCTTCCTCTCGAGTGTCCTCATCCTCATCTCTCCCTCCCAATTCCCACCGATGGCGTTTCCCCAATGGGCCATAACCCTCGCCATCGTGCTAGCGGCCGCCGTAGCCCTTCTTTGGCGGAGGCGCGGCCGGAGCGCGCTCAACCTGCCACCGGGTCCCCGCCCGTGGCCCATCATCGGCAACCTCAACCTCATCGGCCACCTCCCCCACCGCTCCCTGCACGCCCTCTCCCAAAAGTACGGCCCTCTCATGTACCTCCGCTTCGGATCCTCTCCCGTCGTCGTTGGATCCTCCGTCGCCATGGCCAAGTTCTTTCTCAAGACCCACGACCTCTTCTTCGTGTCCCGCCCAAAAACAGCCGCCGGTAAATACACCACTTACGACTACTCCGACATCACCTGGTCGCCCTACGGCCCTTACTGGCGCCAGGCCCGCAAGATCTGCCTTCTCGAGCTCTTCAGCGCAAAGCGCCTCGACTCCTACGAGTACATCCGGGTGGAGGAGGTGCGCGCCCTGAATCGCGCCCTCTTCGCCACCGCCTCCTCTGCCTCTCTCGTCACCCTCAAGGACTACCTCTCCACTGTCAGCCTCAATGTCATCACCAGGATGGTGTTGGGAAAGAAGTACCTCGACCCCGCGGTGGCGGCGGAGACCAAGATTGTGTCGCCGGAGGAGTTCAAGGAGATGATCGACGAATTGTTCCTGTTGAACGGGGTGATGAACATCGGCGACTCGATCCCCTGGTTGGATTTCTTAGATTTGCAGGGGTACATTAGGCGGATGAAGAAGCTGAGCCGCAAGTTCGACAGGTTCCTGGAGCACGTTCTCGACGAGCACAATGAGCGGCGGCGGCGGGAGGGGGATGATTTTGTAGCCAGGGACATGGTCGATGTGCTGCTGCAGCTCGCCGATGATCCCAATTTAGACATCAAACTCGAAAGGCACGGCGTCAAGGGCTTCACCCAGGTACGTCTGGCATACTCTCTCTCGTTCGAGCATTTTGTCAAACACCTTCACCACGTTTCATTCGAGCAATATTCTTCTACAAGTATTCATAACTTTGGCTTCGAGTTTCAACCAATTAAACATTTAAACCTGGAAAAGAAATATCTTCCAAATTATTTACAAAATCCCTTTTTCCcctaaaaattgaaataaaattatctaaatattcTATACTAATAAACAATGAATCAAATTACTCatatattattgataattttaaatttaaaatttaaaataaatagtaTTAATTTATGATAATAAATAATTCATCCTTGCAGGATTTGATTGCTGGTGGCACGGAGAGCTCGGCGGTGACGTTGGAGTGGGCCATCTCGGAGCTCCTCCGTCGGCCGGAGGTGTTTGAGAAAGTGACGGCGGAGCTGGACCGCGTGGTGGGCCGCGACAGGTGGGTGGAGGAGCGCGACATCCCC
Coding sequences within it:
- the LOC122015188 gene encoding trimethyltridecatetraene synthase-like codes for the protein MAFPQWAITLAIVLAAAVALLWRRRGRSALNLPPGPRPWPIIGNLNLIGHLPHRSLHALSQKYGPLMYLRFGSSPVVVGSSVAMAKFFLKTHDLFFVSRPKTAAGKYTTYDYSDITWSPYGPYWRQARKICLLELFSAKRLDSYEYIRVEEVRALNRALFATASSASLVTLKDYLSTVSLNVITRMVLGKKYLDPAVAAETKIVSPEEFKEMIDELFLLNGVMNIGDSIPWLDFLDLQGYIRRMKKLSRKFDRFLEHVLDEHNERRRREGDDFVARDMVDVLLQLADDPNLDIKLERHGVKGFTQDLIAGGTESSAVTLEWAISELLRRPEVFEKVTAELDRVVGRDRWVEERDIPNLPYVQAIAKETMRLHPVAPMLVPRLSREDTHVDGYDIPAGTRVLVSVWAIGRDPEVWDRPEEFRPERFEGSTLDVKGHDYELLPFGAGRRMCPGYNLGLKVIQLSLANLLHGFCWRLPAGKKAEELNMEEIFGLSTPKKEPLQVVVEPKLPADLY